One window from the genome of Candidatus Kaelpia imicola encodes:
- a CDS encoding type IV toxin-antitoxin system AbiEi family antitoxin — translation MNKPKNGKNIFADKATFVLRKMLSNPGKKWVIRDFTGENGVSLGTAQGVLEVISKQGYIERVKRGPDSFALLTNARKLIEDWMKAYYFELNDMHTYYSPNKNIMPKLKDYLKDKEYSLTLHSGANLMTFYVMTDNVHVYFSPLNWEKELLDLRQRLDLKELVRGGNIHIIRPFYKNSVYYNTQMIKGYKVVSNLQLYLDLYQFKPRGKEHAEYLENQQKEEGKNLYEF, via the coding sequence ATGAATAAGCCAAAAAATGGAAAAAATATCTTTGCCGACAAAGCAACTTTTGTACTTAGAAAGATGCTGTCTAATCCGGGCAAAAAATGGGTCATTCGTGATTTTACCGGAGAGAATGGCGTAAGCCTTGGTACGGCTCAGGGTGTGCTTGAAGTCATATCAAAACAAGGTTATATTGAAAGAGTTAAGCGTGGGCCTGACAGTTTCGCGCTTTTAACCAATGCGCGGAAATTGATAGAGGACTGGATGAAGGCATATTACTTTGAGTTAAACGATATGCATACTTACTATTCGCCGAACAAAAATATCATGCCTAAGCTCAAAGATTACCTGAAAGATAAAGAGTACAGTTTGACCCTTCATTCCGGAGCAAATCTGATGACATTTTATGTGATGACGGACAATGTACATGTATATTTTTCTCCTCTGAACTGGGAAAAAGAGCTTCTTGATCTTAGACAACGATTAGATTTGAAAGAGCTTGTTAGAGGAGGTAATATTCACATCATACGGCCGTTTTATAAAAATAGTGTGTATTATAATACTCAGATGATAAAAGGGTATAAGGTTGTTTCAAATTTACAGCTCTACCTGGACCTCTATCAGTTTAAACCCCGAGGGAAAGAACATGCTGAATATTTAGAAAATCAGCAAAAAGAAGAGGGTAAGAATTTATATGAATTTTGA
- a CDS encoding GSU2403 family nucleotidyltransferase fold protein — MNFEKIEAVFFNVLEDISGYFSDLTLVGGWIPYIYSNYLWKTSIRNPVTTVDIDFGVGQTVAGDYSKTIFETLSSLDYKERHFKMDRMFPVVLYKEKVPVEFITYPSADIKAIEKMVGMQIQINKIEKFDFLLQHRIPITVKSKKKDKTYILNCPKPSAFLYHKGSTFIDRMNKEKQAKDLYYMYFILRYASDIEVIFKEVSEYTKKGYLPGAADNINKFFERVSSQGCLMIEEENGDDEYIHDVRQDIFERFENFKKVL, encoded by the coding sequence ATGAATTTTGAAAAAATTGAAGCCGTATTTTTTAATGTGCTGGAAGATATAAGCGGATATTTTTCGGATCTTACGCTTGTCGGCGGATGGATACCTTATATATATTCAAATTATCTCTGGAAGACATCAATTAGAAATCCGGTTACTACCGTGGATATAGATTTTGGGGTGGGTCAGACCGTTGCCGGTGATTATTCAAAGACGATTTTTGAAACCCTTTCTTCGTTGGATTATAAAGAGCGCCATTTCAAAATGGATAGAATGTTTCCTGTGGTGCTTTATAAGGAGAAGGTACCGGTCGAGTTTATAACGTATCCGTCGGCTGATATTAAGGCGATTGAGAAAATGGTGGGAATGCAGATACAAATAAACAAGATCGAAAAATTCGATTTCCTGTTACAGCACCGTATTCCTATAACGGTTAAGAGCAAAAAGAAGGACAAGACCTATATATTGAATTGCCCCAAGCCGTCAGCTTTTTTGTATCATAAAGGATCGACCTTCATTGACCGGATGAATAAAGAGAAACAAGCCAAGGATTTATATTATATGTATTTCATCTTGCGATACGCGTCTGACATAGAAGTGATTTTTAAAGAAGTGTCTGAATATACGAAAAAAGGTTATTTGCCGGGAGCAGCGGATAATATCAATAAATTTTTTGAGCGGGTTTCAAGTCAGGGCTGCCTAATGATTGAAGAAGAAAATGGTGACGATGAATATATCCATGATGTAAGACAGGATATATTCGAAAGATTTGAGAATTTTAAAAAAGTGTTATAA
- a CDS encoding metallophosphoesterase, with product MKTYAVGDIHGAYKALMQCFERAKFNYENDRLIVMGDVCDGYPDVKQCIDELLKIKQCDLVIGNHDMWALDWVLCGDKPEIWTSQGGDRTMASYNGGPMLQEHINFFKSGKLWIERDDQVFVHGGFNPDISLKSHSAQTLVWDRTLLDKAWKKQINGCKCQLGRYKDIFVGHTTTELYNTLQPIHVCNVWNLDTGAGWSGKLTIMDVDTKEYWQSDLTPDLYGGTPNNL from the coding sequence TTGAAAACATATGCTGTCGGTGATATTCACGGTGCTTACAAGGCGCTTATGCAGTGTTTTGAGAGAGCAAAATTTAATTATGAAAATGATCGATTAATTGTAATGGGCGATGTTTGTGACGGGTATCCGGATGTTAAACAATGCATCGATGAGCTTTTGAAGATTAAACAATGTGATTTGGTCATTGGTAATCATGATATGTGGGCTCTGGATTGGGTCCTATGCGGTGATAAACCGGAAATATGGACGAGTCAGGGTGGTGATCGGACGATGGCGTCATATAATGGCGGACCTATGCTTCAGGAGCATATTAATTTTTTTAAGAGCGGAAAGCTTTGGATTGAGCGTGACGATCAGGTATTTGTACATGGGGGATTCAATCCGGATATATCGCTTAAGAGCCATAGCGCGCAGACGCTGGTCTGGGATAGAACGCTCCTTGATAAGGCGTGGAAGAAGCAAATTAATGGGTGTAAGTGCCAATTAGGCAGGTATAAGGATATATTTGTTGGTCACACAACAACCGAGCTGTATAATACACTACAGCCAATTCATGTATGCAATGTTTGGAATCTTGATACCGGTGCAGGCTGGTCGGGCAAACTCACGATTATGGATGTAGATACGAAGGAATATTGGCAGTCAGATTTAACACCTGATTTATACGGCGGTACGCCGAATAATCTGTAA
- a CDS encoding AAA family ATPase, whose translation MRRIERILNIELPRHQSAFLRGPRKTGKTTYLKTHFPDSLVYDFLKTDFFIEVSKNPAILRERLLAKTEQELKHPVILDEVQKVPQVLDEVHWMIENRGINFILCGSSARKLKRGHANLLGGRAWRYEMFPLVSAELKNIDLLRVLNHGMVPTHYLQQGQDYRKFLKAYVEDYLKEEVFAEGLTRNIPAFSRFFEAFGYSHGELTNYSNIARDCGVDSKTVKEYYQILVDTLLALRVTPFKKRQSRQVITRASKYYFFDVGVAGFLKRRNLEEERGEEFGKAFEHFILMEMVAYRSYSDNEFEINFWRTKSGFEVDFVLASGEVALEVKGTSRIDKNDLRAMTAFMDEYSPKRAIVVCNESEKRVHNKIEIMPWASFLHQLWNGKIIG comes from the coding sequence ATGAGAAGAATAGAGAGAATCCTTAACATAGAGCTTCCTAGGCATCAATCTGCGTTTTTGCGGGGACCGCGAAAAACAGGGAAGACTACATATTTAAAGACTCATTTTCCTGATAGCTTGGTGTATGATTTTTTAAAGACGGATTTTTTCATTGAAGTCTCTAAGAATCCGGCAATATTACGTGAGCGACTGTTAGCAAAAACCGAACAAGAACTAAAGCACCCTGTTATACTTGATGAGGTTCAGAAAGTACCTCAGGTTTTAGATGAGGTACACTGGATGATAGAGAATAGAGGGATAAACTTTATTCTTTGCGGCTCCAGTGCAAGGAAATTAAAGAGAGGTCATGCCAATCTATTAGGGGGAAGGGCCTGGCGTTATGAAATGTTTCCGCTTGTAAGCGCTGAACTGAAAAACATTGATCTATTGCGGGTATTGAACCATGGAATGGTGCCGACGCATTATTTACAGCAAGGTCAAGATTATAGAAAGTTTTTAAAAGCCTATGTAGAGGATTATTTAAAAGAAGAAGTTTTTGCAGAAGGTTTAACGCGGAATATTCCTGCTTTTTCGAGATTTTTTGAAGCTTTTGGTTATTCTCACGGTGAGCTTACCAACTATTCTAATATAGCGCGGGATTGCGGTGTAGATTCAAAGACCGTTAAGGAGTATTACCAGATATTAGTGGATACTCTGCTTGCTTTAAGAGTAACGCCTTTTAAAAAAAGACAGTCGCGGCAGGTTATTACTAGAGCCTCCAAATATTATTTTTTCGATGTTGGAGTTGCTGGTTTTTTAAAGAGGCGCAATTTAGAGGAAGAGAGAGGTGAAGAGTTTGGTAAAGCTTTTGAACATTTTATCCTTATGGAGATGGTTGCTTATAGGTCGTATAGCGATAATGAGTTTGAGATAAACTTCTGGAGAACAAAATCAGGTTTTGAAGTTGATTTTGTTCTTGCATCAGGTGAAGTTGCTTTAGAAGTAAAAGGCACTTCCCGTATAGACAAGAATGATTTAAGAGCAATGACTGCTTTTATGGATGAGTATTCTCCTAAGAGGGCTATTGTTGTTTGTAATGAAAGTGAAAAGAGGGTTCACAATAAGATAGAGATAATGCCTTGGGCTAGTTTTCTACATCAATTATGGAATGGAAAGATTATAGGTTAG
- a CDS encoding glycosyltransferase, with the protein MQNRTFSIVIPAYNEEDRIADTISEVIKTFDDIAPSHYEIVAVDDCSTDDTYKRLIGLKERYPQLVIARNNKNYGKGRALKKANRYCKGEYVIWIDADLDIHPLGIKTLYDIMRIDDADIAIGSKLHPNSVVNYPFRRRIFSYGYYVFISVLFNLPCHDTQTGLKIFKKEVLDKVFRRVLVKQFAFDLEVLVNANHLGYKITEGPIVLDTKREYNRIGLGSIIKTTQDTLAIFWRLRILKYYDRIDYYRRKGMAKELRRMRS; encoded by the coding sequence ATGCAGAATAGGACATTTTCAATAGTAATACCGGCTTACAACGAAGAGGATAGGATAGCAGATACTATATCTGAGGTTATTAAGACCTTTGATGATATAGCTCCTTCTCATTATGAGATAGTAGCTGTAGATGATTGCTCAACAGATGATACCTATAAAAGATTAATTGGATTAAAAGAGAGGTACCCTCAGCTTGTTATTGCAAGGAATAATAAGAATTATGGTAAAGGCCGTGCTCTTAAGAAGGCTAATAGGTATTGCAAAGGGGAATATGTTATCTGGATAGATGCTGATTTAGATATCCACCCTTTAGGCATAAAGACGCTCTATGATATTATGCGTATTGATGATGCAGATATAGCAATCGGCTCAAAACTACATCCAAACTCAGTTGTAAACTACCCCTTCAGAAGAAGAATCTTTAGTTATGGATACTATGTATTTATTAGTGTTTTATTTAATTTACCCTGTCATGATACTCAAACAGGGCTTAAGATATTCAAAAAAGAGGTCTTAGATAAAGTTTTTAGGAGAGTCTTGGTTAAGCAGTTTGCATTTGACCTTGAAGTGCTTGTAAATGCAAATCACCTTGGGTATAAGATTACAGAAGGGCCGATTGTGTTAGATACCAAGAGAGAGTATAATAGAATAGGTCTTGGATCAATAATTAAGACGACCCAAGATACGCTGGCTATTTTCTGGCGTCTTCGTATTTTAAAATATTATGACCGTATCGATTATTATCGCCGTAAAGGCATGGCAAAAGAACTTAGAAGAATGCGTTCATAA
- a CDS encoding glycosyltransferase, producing the protein MTVSIIIAVKAWQKNLEECVHNCLSLNYPDFEIIVVPDQVFEHENPNLHIIPSSNVSPAEKRDLGAKAAEGEILAFIDDDVYPSLNWLINAVKGFKDPNIAAVGGPAVTPDSDSLRQKASGKVYGSYLVSGPYTYRYRKERKRFVDDYPSCNLLIRKEVFEALGGFDTKYWPGEDTKLCLDIVHKLNRKIIYDPEVLAYHHRRELFIPHLKQVKSYALHRGYFAKVLPETSRKLAYFVPSLFVLGLTAGGLLSQFSAVIRSIYLGVLFLYLILVSFSSKGENFFLVIRGIVLTHLVYGVFFIKGLISSKLKEE; encoded by the coding sequence ATGACCGTATCGATTATTATCGCCGTAAAGGCATGGCAAAAGAACTTAGAAGAATGCGTTCATAATTGTCTTTCACTTAACTATCCCGATTTTGAGATTATAGTAGTTCCTGATCAGGTCTTTGAGCATGAAAATCCAAATCTCCATATCATTCCTTCATCTAACGTATCTCCGGCTGAAAAGAGGGACTTAGGTGCAAAAGCAGCAGAGGGTGAGATATTAGCCTTTATAGACGATGATGTCTATCCGTCTCTCAATTGGCTGATAAATGCAGTTAAAGGCTTTAAAGACCCTAATATAGCTGCTGTAGGAGGCCCTGCAGTCACTCCGGATAGTGATTCTCTTAGGCAGAAAGCAAGTGGCAAGGTCTATGGGTCTTATCTTGTTAGCGGGCCTTATACTTATCGATACAGGAAAGAGAGAAAAAGGTTTGTAGATGATTATCCAAGCTGTAATCTCCTGATCAGAAAAGAAGTATTTGAAGCATTAGGAGGCTTTGATACTAAGTATTGGCCTGGAGAAGATACAAAGCTATGTCTTGATATAGTCCATAAGCTAAATAGGAAGATTATATATGACCCGGAAGTATTGGCCTATCATCACAGAAGAGAGTTGTTTATTCCTCATCTAAAACAAGTCAAAAGCTATGCCTTACATCGCGGTTATTTTGCTAAGGTTCTTCCGGAGACTTCAAGAAAGTTAGCTTATTTTGTTCCCTCTCTATTTGTTCTGGGGTTAACAGCAGGGGGGCTTTTAAGTCAGTTTAGTGCTGTTATTAGGAGTATATATTTAGGAGTCCTATTTCTATATCTTATATTGGTTAGTTTTTCTAGTAAGGGAGAGAATTTCTTTCTCGTTATAAGAGGCATAGTCTTAACCCATCTGGTCTATGGAGTGTTTTTTATAAAAGGACTGATTAGTTCTAAATTAAAAGAAGAATAG